The Enterobacter mori genomic interval TGCGTTTAGATGTTAAAAGATTTAACCATAACCTTGACAGGGCCATGGACTCTTTTCTTTTTTTAAGGGGCAATTGTGAAACTGGATGAAATCGCCCGGTTAGCCGGCGTGTCACGAACTACGGCCAGCTATGTGATTAACGGTAAGGCAAAGCAGTATCGTGTCAGCGATAAGACCGTTGAAAAAGTCATGGCGGTGGTTCGTGAGCATAACTACCATCCGAATGCTGTCGCAGCCGGTCTCCGCGCTGGACGCACCCGCTCGATTGGTCTGGTGATCCCAGACCTGGAAAACACCAGCTATACCCGTATCGCCAACTATCTCGAACGTCAGGCACGCCAGCGTGGCTATCAATTACTGATTGCTTGTTCTGAAGACCAGCCCGATAACGAGATGCGTTGTATTGAGCACCTGCTCCAGCGCCAGGTGGATGCCATCATCGTGTCAACCTCATTACCCCCAGAGCATCCTTTTTATCAGCGCTGGGCAAACGATCCATTCCCGATTGTTGCACTCGACCGTGCCCTTGACCGGGAGCATTTCACCAGCGTCGTCGGTGCCGATCAGGATGATGCGGAAATGCTGGCGGCCGAGCTAAGAACCTTCCCGGCCGAAACTGTACTCTATCTTGGCGCACTGCCAGAGCTTTCGGTGAGCTTCCT includes:
- the cra gene encoding catabolite repressor/activator, translated to MKLDEIARLAGVSRTTASYVINGKAKQYRVSDKTVEKVMAVVREHNYHPNAVAAGLRAGRTRSIGLVIPDLENTSYTRIANYLERQARQRGYQLLIACSEDQPDNEMRCIEHLLQRQVDAIIVSTSLPPEHPFYQRWANDPFPIVALDRALDREHFTSVVGADQDDAEMLAAELRTFPAETVLYLGALPELSVSFLREQGFRTAWKEDPREVHYLYANSYEREAAAQLFEKWLETHPMPQALFTTSFALLQGVMDVTLRRDGKLPSDLAIATFGDNELLDFLQCPVLAVAQRHRDVAERVLEIVLASLDEPRKPKPGLTRIKRNLYRRGILSRH